Proteins found in one Larimichthys crocea isolate SSNF chromosome I, L_crocea_2.0, whole genome shotgun sequence genomic segment:
- the LOC113745643 gene encoding vacuolar protein sorting-associated protein 52 homolog: protein MEGMLSGFQSDLSSISSEIQTLQQQSVSMNVRLKNRQAVRSHLSQLVDELVVPGAMISTILDSPVTEQEFLEQLHELNNKINFAKELSFRETLACSDIQDIVDRLKLKAVSKIREFILQKIYSFRKPMTNYQIPQNTLLKYRFFYQFLLANERTVAKEIRDEYVDTMSKIYYSYFKSYSGRLLKVQYEEVADKDDLMGVEDTAKKGFFSKPSLKSRNTIFTLGQRGAILSPAELEGPILVPHTAQRGDSRYPYETLFRSQHYALLDNGCREFLFLSDFFMVTGNSALDLFNSIMGKTLSMFLKSMSTYVSDCYDSIAVFLCIHIILRFRAITAKRNIPALDKSVTCY from the exons ATGGAGGGCATGCTGAGCGGCTTCCAGAGCGACCTGTCCTCCATCAGCAGTGAGATCcagactctgcagcagcagtcGGTCAGCATGAACGTCCGTCTGAAGAACAGGCAGGCGGTGCGCAGCCACCTCAGCCAGCTGGTGGACGAGCTGGTGGTGCCCGGAGCCATGATCTC CACCATCCTAGACAGTCCGGTGACGGAGCAGGAGTTCCTGGAGCAACTCCACGAACTCAACAACAAGATCAACTTCGCCAAAGAGCTGAGCTTCAGAGAGACGCTGGCCTGCTCCGACATCCAGGACATCGTGGACCGCCTCAAACTCAAG gcgGTGTCAAAGATCCGAGAGTTCATTCTTCAGAAGATTTACTCCTTCAGGAAGCCGATGACCAACTACCAGATCCCTCAGAACACTCTGCTCAAGTACAG ATTTTTCTATCAGTTCCTTCTGGCCAATGAGAGGACGGTTGCCAAGGAGATCAGAGACGAGTACGTGGACACGATGAGCAAGATTTACTACAGTTACTTCAAGTCGTACAGCGGCCGGCTGCTCAAAGTTCAG TACGAGGAGGTCGCAGACAAAGACGACCTGATGGGAGTCGAAGACACGGCCAAGAAAG GTTTCTTCTCCAAACCGTCCCTAAAGAGCAGGAACACCATCTTCACTCTGGGCCAGCGTGGCGCCATCCTGAGTCCTGCCGAGCTCGAGGGTCCGATCCTGGTCCCACACACGGCtcagagaggagacagcagG TATCCCTATGAGACGCTGTTTCGCAGTCAGCACTACGCTCTGCTGGACAACGGCTGCAGAGAGTTCCTCTTCCTGTCCGACTTCTTCATGGTCACCGGAAACTCTGCGCTCGACCTCTTCAACAGCATCATGGGAAAAACTCTCAGCATGTTCCTG AAGAGCATGTCCACGTACGTGTCCGACTGCTACGACAGCATCGCCGTCTTCCTCTGCATCCACATCATCCTCCGCTTCAGAGCCATCACGGCCAAGAGGAACATCCCCGCCCTCGACAAGTCAGTCACCTGTTATTGA
- the LOC104938219 gene encoding DDB1- and CUL4-associated factor 1 — MSSPPEEDTPTLASIIPASILSSALSAAVSAAMAVAMAVDGKESLAALLEEWEEAQRGTTEQLVSILTKISELIEKETGEYHKADPDPFDDRHPGRADPNCMLGVLLKILFMNDDFTNALLDTYIMTSRELSLNTAACRLLQNIMPGLETGVVFQEKEGLVEKLFTWAREAERPLCVYATGLLARAMSNQEVAASYREENAQLVPIMIQRLRELQSEEAKSRSGPATAAPAQNLPQDSQDETSQTSNSSAEQQEKKPGDDGKTSSQLGSAMKNGGCSGSSSTRLLPDFVYQASLDLASKEAEDRQGGRGAGGRRRVVKENGRKAKQKLNYTSSSTSFRTEDKEEEVERNEASKQQPTNSSTSWSEMSSMVIGSDYHLLPLSPAMEQRLILQYLTPLGDYQELLAVFMQMDTRSLLMNYIDLWQTKTVQLTFDALLYLASLLLHKKFAAEFIAHGGVQKLLEIPRPSMAATGVSLCLYYLAYNQDAMERVCTLSGGVLSDMVSYALWLLESSHASGVCHATMFFSISFSFRAVLQLFDHQDGLRRLVNLVSTLEILNTDTEVSVMNDDQVFSSRQTAKHTCMALRRYFEAHLAVKAEQVKQSLHSSDGGTVVPQQPFYKAYTYTREQVIEMMEFLIECGPPQLHWEAVEVFYKLSCVPLMLQLISTACDWRTYYGRSDTVRYALDILAMLVVVPKVQLVLADTVDVLDETRSPVSTVGMSIILGVAEGEVFVNDAEIQKSALQVIINCVCAPDQSLNTLGAFAVAPLRPSLHPQQPPAPHNRVLAHMWQVVQNNNGIKVLLSLLSVKMPITDADLIRSLACKALVGLSRSTAIRQIISKLPLFTSSHIQQLMKEPVLQDKRSEHVRFCRYAAELTERVSGKPLLMGSDVSLARLQRANVVAQSRITFSEKELLMLIRNHLTAKGLHETANLLIKEANLPVASLCPHSTCITPPPPSSSILPRSCRLAGGIAARNAGHVGSSPVSSVVAPAAASSSTPSSSSRCLVSPHPSCPSSSTSTHPPHLVGRILFSRERPTAHCSSSGKKLRALKQKSDHGAFIQTPAMKKQLERHLPSPPTLDSIITEYLREQHARCPNPVTTCPPFSLFTPHRCPESKQRRQASPNFTARLGSRVLYPKYGGVDRGCLDRHLIFSRFRPMSVFHEGDGDESGFTCCAFSARERFLMLGTCSGHLKFYNVFSGEEVANYTCHTSAITHLEPSRDGKLLLTSASWSVPLSALWSMDGVFTMKNSFVDDHYVEFSKLSQDRVIGTKDQVAHIYDIQTGQKTLTLNDPALANNYKRNCATFNPTDDLVLNDGVLWDVRASRAIHKFDKFNMNISGVFHPNGLEVIVNTEIWDLRTFHLLHTAPALDQCRLVFNSNGTIMYGAMLQADDEDDAMDQQMKSPFGSSFRTFDATDYKPIATVDVKRNIFDLCTDTKDCYLAVIENQDTVSLDTVCRLYEVGRQKLAEEGDDDDQDDEDQDDDDSSDTDDFDADDDDDEDDMDTDPLIEELANDENQENGDGTNSPTDEEIADLLGSNSNDDEDNSDDDESEDSEHSDRSNNRSDSFDADSSFGYPEQSDEDSPLFQALRERRI, encoded by the exons ATGTCTTCCCCACCAGAGGAGGACACCCCCACCCTCGCGTCAATCATCCCGGCGTCCATCCTCTCCTCGGCCCTGTCGGCCGCCGTGTCGGCCGCCATGGCGGTGGCGATGGCCGTGGACGGCAAGGAGAGTCTCGCGGCGCTGCTAGAGGAATGGGAGGAAGCCCAGCGAGGCACCACGGAGCAGCTGGTGTCCATCCTCACCAA aaTCTCTGAGCTGATCGAAAAAGAGACGGGAGAGTATCACAAAGCCGACCCCGACCCGTTTGACGACCGTCACCCAG GACGGGCGGACCCGAACTGCATGCTGGGAGTTCTCCTGAAGATACTCTTCATGAACGACGACTTCACGAACGCC cTGTTGGACACGTACATCATGACCAGCAGAGAGCTGAGCCTGAACACAGCCGCCTGCCGTCTGCTTCAGAACATCATGCCGGGTCTGGAGACGGGCGTCGTCTTCCAGGAGAAG gaaggGCTGGTTGAGAAGTTGTTCACCTGGGCTCGTGAAGCGGAGCGACCGCTGTGCGTCTATGCCACGGGCCTGCTGGCCCGAGCCATGAGCAACCAGGAGGTGGCGGCCAGCTACAGAGAGGAGAACGCTCAGCTG GTGCCGATCATGATTCAGCGCCTGCGTGAGCTGCAAAGCGAAGAGGCCAAGAGTCGCTCCGGTCCGGCCACGGCGGCGCCGGCCCAGAATCTACCTCAGGACTCTCAAGACGAAACGAGCCAAACCTCAAACAGctcagcagagcagcaggagaagaagccGGGAGACGACGGGAAGACTTCGTCACAGCTCGGTTCAGCCATGAAAAACGGCGGCTGCAGCGGATCCAGCTCGACCCGACtgctgccagactttgtttaccaAGCGAGCCTAGACCTCGCCTCCAAGGAGGCGGAGGACaggcagggaggaagaggagcaggagggaggagacggGTGGTGAAGGAGAACGGGAGGAAGGCGAAGCAGAAACTCAactacacctcctcctccacctccttcaggaccgaggacaaggaggaggaggtggagagaaacGAGGCGAGCAAGCAGCAGCCCACCAACAGCAGCACCTCCTGGTCCGAGATGAGCTCCATGGTGATCGGCTCCGACTACCACCTCTTACCGCTGAGCCCGGCCATGGAGCAGAGGCTGATCCTGCAGTACCTGACGCCGCTCGGGGACTACCAGGAG ctgctcgCCGTCTTCATGCAGATGGACACTCGCTCGTTGCTGATGAACTACATCGACCTCTGGCAGACCAAAACTGTCCAGCTCACCTTCGACGCTCTCCTG TATCTCGCCTCGCTGCTCCTCCATAAGAAGTTTGCAGCGGAGTTCATCGCTCACGGAGGAGTTCAAAAACTTCTGGAGATCCCGAGGCCGTCGATGGCGGCGACCGgagtgtctctctgtctgtactACCTGGCGTACAATCAAGATGCTATGGAGAGG gtgTGCACGCTCTCAGGCGGCGTGCTGTCCGACATGGTGTCCTACGCTCTGTGGCTGCTGGAGTCGTCCCACGCTTCAGGCGTCTGCCACGCCACCATGttcttctccatctccttctccttcaggGCGGTGCTGCAGCTCTTCGACCATCAGGACGGCCTGCGGCGGCTCGTCAACCTG GTCAGTACTCTGGAGatcctgaacacagacacagaggtgtCCGTAATGAACGACGATCAGGTGTTCTCCAGCCGACAGACAGCCAAACACACCTGCATGGCTCTGCGCAG GTACTTCGAGGCTCACCTGGCCGTGAAGGCCGAACAGGTCAAGCAGTCCCTGCACTCGTCAGACGGAGGCACCGTCGTCCCCCAGCAGCCGTTttacaag gcgTACACGTACACCAGGGAGCAGGTGATCGAGATGATGGAGTTCCTCATCGAGTGTGGACCTCCGCAGCTGCACTGGGAAGCGGTCGAGGTTTTCTACAAGCTGTCCTGCGTCCCTCTGATGCTGCAGCTCATCTCCACAGCCTGCGACTGGAGGACTTACTACGGCAG GAGTGACACCGTGCGGTACGCACTCGACATCCTGGCCATGCTGGTGGTGGTTCCGAAAGTCCAGTTGGTGCTGGCGGACACGGTGGACGTTCTGGATGAAACCAGGTCGCCTGTTTCCACTGTGG GTATGAGCATCATTCTAGGCGTCGCGGAGGGCGAGGTGTTTGTCAACGACGCCGAGATCCAGAAGTCTGCGCTACAA GTGATCATAAACTGTGTGTGCGCTCCGGACCAGAGCCTGAACACGCTGGGTGCCTTTGCCGTCGCCCCTCTTAGGCCGTCGCTCCACCCCCAGCAGCCCCCGGCTCCCCACAACCGAGTGCTGGCCCACATGTGGCAGGTGGTGCAGAACAACAACGGTATAAAG gtgctgctgtctctgctgtcgGTGAAGATGCCCATCACGGACGCCGACCTGATCCGCTCCCTGGCCTGTAAGGCTCTGGTCGGACTCTCTCGCAGCACCGCGATCAGACAGATCATCAGCAAACTGCCGCTCTTCACCAGCAGCCACATTCAGCAG CTGATGAAAGAGCCGGTGCTGCAGGACAAACGAAGCGAGCACGTCCGTTTCTGCCGATATGCCGCTGAGCTGACCGAGCGGGTGTCCGGCAAGCCTCTCCTCATGGGCAGCGACGTGTCGCTGGCTCGCCTGCAGAGGGCCAACGTGGTCGCTCAGTCGCGGATCACCTTCTCCGAGAAGGAGCTCCTCATGCTGATCAGAAACCACCTCACCGCCAAAGGCCTCCACGAGACGGCCAACTTGCTCATCAAAGAGGCCAACTTACCTGTAGCATCGCTCTGTCCACACTCCACCTGCAtcaccccacctcctccctcctcctccatccttcccagGTCTTGCCGGTTAGCCGGCGGGATCGCAGCTCGTAACGCTGGCCACGTCGGATCCTCGCCGGTCTCCTCGGTCGTCGCCCCTGCAGCGGCgtcctcctccactccctcttCTTCATCTCGTTGCCTCGTCAGCCCTCACCCGTCATGCCCCTCCTCATCCACCTCCACTCACCCTCCTCATCTGGTCGGGCGGATTTTGTTCTCGCGGGAGCGCCCGACGGctcactgcagcagctcagggAAAAAACTCCGCGCGCTGAAACAGAAGTCAGACCACGGTGCTTTCATCCAG ACTCCAGCCATGAAGAAGCAGCTGGAGCGCCACCTCCCCTCCCCGCCGACCCTCGACAGCATCATCACCGAGTACCTGAGGGAGCAACACGCCCGCTGCCCCAACCCCGTCACCACCTGCCCCCCGTTCTCCCTCTTCACCCCGCACCGCTGCCCCGAGTCGAAGCAGCGACGACAGGCGTCGCCCAACTTCACCGCCCGCCTGGGCAGCAGGGTGCTGTACCCGAAGTACGGAGGCGTGGACCGAGGGTGTCTGGACAGACATCTGATCTTCAGCAG GTTTCGTCCCATGTCGGTGTTCCACGAAGGCGACGGAGACGAGAGCGGCTTCACCTGCTGTGCCTTCTCCGCCCGCGAGCGCTTCCTGATGCTGGGAACGTGCTCGGGTCACCTCAAGTTCTACAACGTCTTCTCCGGAGAGGAGGTGGCCAACTACACCTGCCACACGTCGGCCATCACGCACCTCGAACCCTCCAGG gaTGGTAAACTGTTGCTGACCTCGGCGTCTTGGAGCGTCCCGTTGTCTGCTCTGTGGAGTATGGACGGTGTTTTTACCATGAA gaACTCGTTTGTCGACGATCACTACGTCGAGTTCAGTAAACTCTCTCAGGACCGAGTCATCGGCACAAAGGACCAAGTCGCACAC ATCTACGACATCCAGACGGGTCAGAAGACTCTGACGCTGAACGACCCCGCCCTGGCCAACAACTACAAGAGGAACTGCGCCACCTTCAACCCCACCGACGACCTGGTGCTAAACGACGGCGTGCTGTGGGACGTGCGGGCGTCACGGGCCATCCACAAGTTTGACAAGTTCAACATGAACATCAGCGGAGTGTTCCACCCCAACGGCCTGGAGGTCATCGTCAACACCGAGATC tggGACCTGAGGACCTTCCACCTCCTGCACACGGCGCCGGCCCTCGACCAGTGCAGGCTGGTCTTCAACAGCAACGGCACCATCATGTACGGAG CGATGCTGCAGGCCGACGACGAGGACGACGCCATGGACCAGCAGATGAAGAGTCCGTTCGGCTCGTCCTTCAGAACCTTCGACGCCACAGACTACAAGCCCATTG ccACAGTGGACGTGAAGAGGAACATCTTCGACCTCTGCACCGACACCAAAGACTGCTACCTGGCCGTCATCGAG AACCAGGACACGGTGAGCTTGGACACGGTGTGTCGTCTGTACGAGGTCGGGCGACAGAAACTGGCAGAAGAGGGAGACGACGACGACCAG GACGATGAAGATCAGGACGACGATGATTCGTCAGACACGGATGACTTCGacgctgatgatgatgacgatgaggaTGACATGGACACGGACCCGCTCATCGAGGAACTGGCCAATGACGAGAACCAGGAGAACGGGGACGGAACCAACTCCCCGACGGATGAAGAG ATCGCAGATCTTCTCGGCAGTAACAGCAACGACGACGAAGACAACAGCGATGACGACGAATCCGAAGACTCCGAACATTCGGACAGAAGCAACAACAGATCGGATTCGTTTGACGCCGACAGCTCGTTTG GCTATCCAGAACAATCAGATGAGGACAGTCCACTCTTCCAGGCGCTCAGGGAACGACGGATCTGA